A segment of the Amycolatopsis thermophila genome:
CGGTGAGGGTGCCGACGCCCTGATCGTCCTCGGCGACCTGCTCGACTTCGTCAACTACCACCAGCACGACCAGGGCATCCTCGGCACGCTGTTCGGCGCCGAGAAGGTCGCGACGTTCGCCCGGCTGCGCCGCGAGGGCACCCGCGAGGAGTCGATCGCCTTCTCCCGGTCGCTGTGGTCGAGCCTCGACGACCCGGCCGCCGCCGTGGAGGACGCCGTCCGCGAGCAGTACACCGCCCTGTTCGGGGCGATGACGGCCCCGACCTATGCGATCGCCGGCAACGTGGACTCGCCGGACCTGTGGCCGGAGTTCGCGGGGGACGACGTGCGCCTGGTCGAGGGCGAGGTCGTCGAGATCGGCGGCCTGCGGTTCGGCTTCGCCGGCGGGGTGGTGCTGCCGGCGGGCGCCACGATCCGC
Coding sequences within it:
- a CDS encoding metallophosphoesterase family protein; protein product: MRVHVVSDVHGNTEALARAGEGADALIVLGDLLDFVNYHQHDQGILGTLFGAEKVATFARLRREGTREESIAFSRSLWSSLDDPAAAVEDAVREQYTALFGAMTAPTYAIAGNVDSPDLWPEFAGDDVRLVEGEVVEIGGLRFGFAGGVVLPAGATIRRSNPVWRPFLRTQEEFDEVVGKLTDIDVLCTHQPPALPELTYDVVARRHELGSSALRGLVYAEQPRWSLFGHVHQPLSRRLRVGRTECRNVGHFKVTERPYVLRW